In the genome of Cupriavidus malaysiensis, one region contains:
- a CDS encoding helix-turn-helix domain-containing protein has product MAILVTLDVLLAQRKMKSRELAQRIGITEPNLSLLKSGKVKGVRFDTLEKICEVLDCQPGDLLAYTPDPPAGDAQDAQDAQDE; this is encoded by the coding sequence ATGGCCATTCTTGTCACACTGGATGTGCTGCTCGCGCAGCGGAAGATGAAGTCGCGTGAACTCGCGCAACGCATCGGCATCACCGAGCCGAACCTGTCCCTGCTCAAGTCGGGCAAGGTCAAGGGCGTGCGCTTCGACACGCTGGAAAAGATCTGCGAGGTCCTGGACTGCCAGCCTGGCGACCTGCTCGCCTACACACCCGACCCGCCCGCCGGCGACGCACAGGACGCACAGGACGCGCAGGACGAGTAG
- a CDS encoding DUF2975 domain-containing protein: MNRFPLLTASTDGAALSRVQAISRWLRWLAPAASALTLAFLPAFWLGLSAAALSPAVRGFLGDLGPQYALRLDLPFRVAGLAVSALAATALLTALWQAGRLSTAFARGEIFTLAGAMRLRRIALAVAAFGAALPLTRTLLALLLVDNGQQPFWLVLVYLGDGLLWLLSGLLLAIAWAQVEATRIARENAAFI; the protein is encoded by the coding sequence ATGAACCGCTTCCCCCTCCTCACCGCATCCACCGATGGCGCGGCCCTGTCGCGCGTGCAGGCCATCAGCCGCTGGCTGCGCTGGCTCGCACCGGCAGCCTCCGCGTTGACGCTCGCATTCCTGCCGGCTTTCTGGCTCGGCCTGTCCGCCGCCGCGCTCAGTCCCGCCGTGCGCGGTTTCCTCGGGGATCTCGGCCCGCAGTACGCCCTGCGGCTCGACCTGCCGTTCCGCGTGGCCGGCCTGGCCGTGTCGGCACTGGCCGCCACCGCGCTGCTGACGGCGCTGTGGCAGGCCGGCCGCTTGTCCACCGCTTTCGCGCGCGGCGAGATCTTCACGCTGGCCGGCGCCATGCGCCTGCGCCGTATCGCGCTGGCGGTCGCCGCCTTCGGCGCCGCGCTGCCGCTGACGCGCACCCTGCTCGCCCTGCTGCTGGTCGACAACGGGCAACAACCCTTCTGGCTCGTCCTGGTCTACCTGGGAGACGGCCTGCTCTGGCTGTTGAGCGGCCTGCTGCTGGCCATCGCCTGGGCGCAGGTCGAGGCCACGCGCATCGCGCGCGAGAACGCGGCCTTTATCTGA
- a CDS encoding DUF4156 domain-containing protein — translation MPLSFAMPSLATVRRLAPPAACLCLLSACAPITPSNPDAARVRVTQVEPGPSCRFLGDVTGSQGDFLRGAITSNADLETGARNDLKNKAAALGGNVVTLLTQRAGQTGSRDNLAQTNVTLTGNVYHCPPL, via the coding sequence ATGCCACTCTCTTTTGCCATGCCATCGCTCGCTACCGTCCGCCGCCTCGCCCCGCCCGCCGCCTGCCTCTGCCTGCTGTCCGCCTGCGCGCCGATCACGCCGTCGAACCCGGATGCCGCACGGGTGCGCGTCACGCAGGTCGAACCTGGTCCATCGTGCCGCTTTCTCGGCGATGTCACCGGCAGCCAGGGCGATTTCCTGCGCGGCGCGATCACTTCCAATGCGGACCTGGAAACGGGCGCGCGCAATGACCTGAAGAACAAGGCTGCGGCGCTCGGCGGCAATGTCGTCACCCTGCTCACCCAGCGCGCCGGGCAGACCGGTTCGCGCGACAACCTGGCGCAGACTAACGTGACCCTGACCGGCAATGTGTACCACTGCCCGCCGCTATGA
- a CDS encoding GNAT family N-acetyltransferase: MTCLPNVTIALETAAQPCVAGLIDELDAYQKPLYPPESHHGIDIESLCRPEVLFAVARGAQGEAVGCGAIVLCGGAGELKRMYVRPGWRGQGIAARLLAFLEAQALARGCGEFVLETGVRQPEAIALYARLGYRECGPFGDYLPDPLSVFMRKAAG; the protein is encoded by the coding sequence ATGACCTGCCTACCGAATGTCACGATCGCCCTGGAGACGGCCGCGCAGCCCTGCGTTGCCGGCCTGATCGATGAACTGGATGCTTACCAGAAGCCGCTCTATCCGCCCGAGAGCCACCACGGCATCGATATCGAGTCGCTGTGCCGGCCCGAGGTGCTGTTCGCAGTGGCGCGCGGCGCGCAGGGGGAGGCGGTCGGTTGCGGCGCGATCGTGCTGTGCGGCGGTGCCGGCGAGCTCAAGCGCATGTATGTGCGGCCGGGCTGGCGCGGGCAGGGGATCGCGGCGCGCCTGCTCGCCTTCCTCGAGGCGCAGGCGCTGGCGCGCGGCTGCGGCGAGTTCGTACTGGAGACCGGCGTGCGCCAGCCGGAGGCGATCGCGCTGTATGCGCGCCTGGGCTATCGGGAATGCGGACCGTTCGGCGACTACCTGCCGGATCCGCTGAGTGTGTTCATGCGCAAGGCCGCCGGCTAG
- a CDS encoding DUF1653 domain-containing protein produces the protein MTPDPLDAATAGTVPPDLQPGMPYRHYKGGAYRIVGLGRIEADLSQVVVYEAMRDRSQLWVRPLDVFYEAVETAGGGAPRFAPDWPPALDCLDFLPRATVLQALACYDAPYRHYHDRRHVLEMFEAARARGIRLTPAQALAVLFHDAVYVPGCEHNEAASAALLPSVATGVAADMLALAARIVLDTRAHVPSVDEAETVLDLDLLRLAAPADAFAAHTEAVFAENRALLAAQTGLRDEALYQDFLRRRIAFLQALAQRERLFLTPAFADCEAAARANIAAMAAAARRA, from the coding sequence ATGACGCCAGATCCTCTCGATGCCGCCACCGCGGGCACCGTCCCGCCCGACCTGCAGCCCGGCATGCCCTATCGCCACTACAAGGGCGGTGCCTACCGCATCGTCGGTCTCGGGCGCATCGAGGCCGACCTGTCGCAGGTGGTCGTCTACGAGGCGATGCGCGACCGCTCGCAACTGTGGGTCCGTCCGCTCGATGTGTTCTACGAGGCCGTGGAAACCGCGGGCGGGGGCGCGCCGCGTTTCGCCCCGGATTGGCCGCCCGCGCTGGACTGCCTCGACTTCCTGCCGCGCGCGACCGTGCTGCAGGCGCTGGCCTGCTATGACGCGCCTTACCGTCACTACCATGACCGCCGCCATGTGCTGGAGATGTTCGAGGCGGCCCGGGCGCGCGGTATCCGGCTCACGCCCGCCCAGGCGCTGGCGGTCCTGTTCCACGACGCGGTCTACGTGCCGGGCTGCGAGCACAACGAGGCGGCATCGGCCGCGCTGCTGCCGAGCGTGGCCACGGGCGTGGCCGCGGACATGCTGGCGCTGGCCGCGCGCATCGTGCTGGATACCCGTGCCCATGTGCCGTCGGTGGACGAGGCGGAAACGGTGCTGGACCTCGACCTGCTGCGGCTGGCCGCGCCGGCGGATGCCTTTGCCGCCCATACCGAGGCCGTCTTTGCTGAGAACCGGGCCTTGCTGGCGGCGCAGACCGGGCTGCGGGACGAGGCGCTGTACCAGGACTTCCTGCGCCGGCGCATTGCCTTCCTGCAGGCGCTGGCGCAGCGCGAACGCTTGTTCCTGACTCCGGCCTTCGCTGACTGCGAGGCGGCGGCGCGCGCGAACATCGCCGCCATGGCGGCGGCCGCGCGGCGCGCTTGA
- a CDS encoding Na+/H+ antiporter, translating to MNAIEVILAMLAAVVASGYLARLSPLSLPLPLPLVQIALGALIAGVFHAGVTLDPATFFLLFLPPLLFLDGWRIPKSGLARDRAVVLELALGLVLFTVLGAGFLIHWMIPAMPLAVAFALAAIVSPTDPVAVSAIAARTRMPKRLMHILEGESLLNDASGLVCFRFAVAAALTGTFSLAGAALTFLWLALAGVAVGAGTTLAISLGQRWLAPRVGEESGSSILLSLLTPFAAYLLAEAAHASGILAAVAAGITTSYVELRGRTTAATRVQRAAVWDTVQFTLNGMMFVLLGEQLPRILQGAMASVEQSGHLSPWWLAVYALAINAGLALLRLAWVWVSLRLTMYAARRRGEAVRKPHWRLVVATALAGVRGAITLAGVLTLPLLTPAGEPFPARDLAVFLATAVILISLLTASIGLPRLLDGLELPEEPAERQEEDLGRRQAAQAAIAAIEQAQFHALREAADADVYANAAAHVISLYQHRLALDGSVPGDTDPEQLRKADRAEREMRLAGLRAERETLFALARQDRISDHTARRLVRELDLMESRAR from the coding sequence TTGAACGCCATCGAAGTCATCCTGGCCATGCTGGCGGCCGTCGTCGCCAGCGGCTACCTGGCACGCCTGTCGCCCCTTTCCCTGCCCCTGCCCCTGCCGCTGGTCCAGATCGCACTCGGCGCGCTGATCGCCGGGGTCTTCCATGCCGGCGTCACGCTGGATCCCGCCACCTTCTTCCTGCTGTTCCTGCCGCCGCTGCTGTTCCTCGACGGCTGGCGCATCCCCAAGAGCGGACTGGCCCGGGACCGTGCCGTGGTGCTGGAACTGGCGCTCGGGCTGGTGCTGTTCACGGTGCTCGGCGCCGGCTTCCTGATCCACTGGATGATCCCGGCCATGCCGCTGGCGGTCGCCTTCGCGCTGGCGGCGATCGTCTCGCCGACCGATCCCGTGGCCGTTTCGGCCATCGCCGCGCGCACACGCATGCCCAAGCGCCTGATGCACATCCTGGAGGGCGAATCCCTGCTCAACGATGCCTCGGGCCTGGTCTGCTTCCGCTTCGCGGTGGCGGCCGCCCTGACCGGCACCTTCTCGCTCGCCGGCGCCGCGCTGACCTTCCTCTGGCTGGCCCTGGCCGGCGTGGCCGTCGGTGCCGGCACCACGCTGGCGATCAGCCTCGGCCAGCGCTGGCTGGCGCCGCGTGTGGGCGAGGAAAGCGGCTCCTCCATCCTGCTCAGCCTGCTCACCCCCTTCGCCGCCTACCTGCTCGCCGAAGCCGCCCACGCCTCGGGCATCCTGGCCGCGGTGGCGGCCGGCATCACCACCAGCTACGTCGAGCTGCGCGGGCGCACCACGGCCGCCACGCGCGTGCAGCGCGCCGCCGTGTGGGATACGGTGCAGTTCACCTTGAACGGCATGATGTTCGTGCTGCTGGGCGAGCAGTTGCCGCGCATCCTCCAGGGCGCGATGGCCTCGGTCGAGCAGAGCGGGCATCTCAGTCCCTGGTGGCTGGCCGTGTACGCGCTGGCGATCAACGCGGGGCTGGCGCTGCTGCGCCTGGCCTGGGTCTGGGTCTCGCTGCGGCTCACGATGTACGCGGCACGGCGGCGCGGCGAGGCCGTGCGCAAGCCGCACTGGCGCCTGGTGGTGGCCACCGCGCTGGCCGGCGTGCGCGGCGCCATCACCCTGGCCGGCGTGCTGACCCTGCCGCTGCTGACGCCGGCCGGCGAGCCGTTCCCGGCGCGCGACCTGGCGGTGTTCCTGGCCACCGCGGTGATCCTGATCTCCCTGCTGACCGCCAGCATCGGCCTGCCGCGCCTGCTCGACGGGCTGGAGCTTCCCGAGGAGCCGGCCGAGCGCCAGGAGGAAGACCTGGGCCGGCGCCAGGCCGCGCAGGCGGCCATCGCCGCCATCGAGCAGGCCCAGTTCCACGCCTTGCGCGAAGCCGCCGACGCGGACGTCTACGCCAATGCCGCCGCCCACGTCATCTCGCTCTACCAGCACCGGCTGGCGCTCGACGGCAGCGTGCCGGGCGACACCGATCCGGAGCAGTTGCGCAAGGCCGACCGGGCCGAGCGCGAGATGCGGCTGGCGGGGCTGCGGGCGGAACGCGAGACTCTCTTCGCGCTGGCCCGCCAGGACCGCATCTCCGACCATACCGCGCGCCGGCTGGTACGGGAGCTGGACCTGATGGAGTCACGCGCGCGCTAG